From Nocardioides faecalis:
GTCGGGATCGCTAGCGCTTACGGCGACGAAACCGGTCGCGCGAAGCACGCCGTGCCCGGCGGTGAGGTCGGCTTCTTGCTGGAGGACGTCCTGGTATTCGGCGGTCTGCTGGGCGTCCTCGATCTGGCCGATCTTCTGCCGTTGGGCAGCGTCGGAGATGTACTCGGTCTTCTTCTTGCGGATGTCGCGGGCGGCGCGGTCGCTACGCATGGGCGTGTAGAGCAGCGTGAAGGTCCGCCGGATCCCCGAGGACAGCAGGAGGGGCGCGAGGAAGCCGGGGTACACCAGCGACCGCGGCCACTCGCTGATCCAGAGCACACAGTGGTGCGCGGAGTCACTGCGCAAGGAGCCCCACGCTTCCGTGACCGCGACGGGCCCAGCGGTGGCGAGGTCCCGGCCTATGTCGCCCTGCCGCTCGAGTGCGCCCGCGACGGCCGGGTCGTACGCCGACCGCAGGATCAGCGCCAGGTCGCCGGTCGTCAGCCATTCACCGGGGGAGAGGTCGGCAGACCGGAGAGCGGCCAGCATGGTCGCCATCTCGTGCCGGAGTGCGGCGGCCGCCCCTCGCATGCCTCCGCCGGCAGCCCGGATCGCTCGCCCGGCAACCTTCATGTCCAACGAGATGGAAACGGTCGAGGCATGGCGCTCGCCCGCGGGTCCGGCGCGGTCGACCAGTTCGCCGTACGTCGTCGACGCCCACGAGCCTGAACGGTTGCCGTGCTGCTCCCACCAGTCCGCCAGACCCTTGCCGGAGTCAGGGAGCGTCCGCTCCATCACCTGGACAGAGGCGATTCGCCCGGAGCGACATGCCGTCGCGAGAACTCGGCCCCACGAGACGACACGGCGTTCCTGCTCGGCCGGGTCGAGGAGCACGAACGCGGGGTGGGAGACACCGACGACCGCGGTCAGGGTTCCCGCGTGCGGGTCGTGGACCATGACGGCGTCGGTCTCGGGGTCGACCCACTGACGAAGCCGAGCCGCGTCGCCGGGCAGCGCCAGCGTTCCGGCCGGCCGGGGCTTCGCGACTCGGCGGCGGTACAGCAGTTGCCCGCCCGCTGATCGCCAGAGCCATCGCGCGCTGATCGGCGCCCACTCGATGAGCTTGCGCCCGCCGACGCCGACGAAGGCCAGCGTGACGAAGAGCAGGATGATCGGGAACGTCATCACCACGGCGCCGACGTACAGACCGATGATCAACGTGCCCGACGCCATGCTGGCCATCACGAGTTGCGGGCCCGAGAGGCCAAGTAGAACGCCGCGCCGGGTCAGGCGCGAGAACTTCATCGGGGTCAGCCCTGGTTCGCCGGTCGTCGTGGCCACAGCTGATCACTTCTTCCCATCTGTGTCGACCACCGTCGAGTCCGCGACTGGCGGTGGGACGGTCGAAGGAGCGGTGGACTCATGCGCCTGTGCCTGTCCGGTCGCCTGGGCGGCGACGAAGTTGCCGACCCGAGGACCGGCCGCTGCCGCCTCCTTCGCCACCACGACTCCGGCGGCAACTGCGCCGCCCGCCGCCGCAGCACCTTCGGAGGCGCCACCTGCTGCGGCGCCTCCGCCGCCGGTTCCACCAGACGGTCCGCCCGTGGGTGGTCCCGTGGCCGCAGGCGAGGCGCCGGACGTCGTACCGCCGCCACCGCCTCCGCCACCGCCGCCCAGGACCTTGGCTGGCTCGCTGCCGATGCGGCGCGAGAGCGGGATCGGCATCGGCCGGTTGAGCGACGCTTTGGCCTCCTGTTCGGCGGACATCGCGTGGTACATGTCGAAGCCCATGAAGGCGATGGCCTTGTAGGTCAGGTACGGCGCGAACCCGGCCATCAGCATCAGTACGACGCCCGCCATCGGCTGGCTGACGGACTCGAGGTCGGCGTCGATCGGCGCCGATCGGCGCCGAGACCTGCGCGGTGGCCAGCAGGAAGATCACCACGAGGACGACCTTTGACAGGATCATCGCGATCACGAACGTCGCCCACCGGCTCACCCACGTGCGGGTGTGGTCCCAGCTGGCACCCGCGAGCGCGATCGGTGCAAACACGATCGCGATCAGAAGCAGCGCCTTGCGGATCAGCAGGCTGATCCAGACGACCATCGCCCCAACGATGGCGAGGCTGGCCAGGAAGATCGTCAGGATCGCACTTGCTCCGGGCGCGGCGATGTTGATACTCCCGGAGTCCGGCGGCAAGTACGGCGACCTTGTCGCCCATCTCGTTCATGTTTCGTGCCCGCGGCGTTGACGATGCCGATGCACAGCTGGTCGGTGATCTCGAGCGCGGTTGCCAGCAGGGCGAGGGCGACGAAGGAGCCGAGGATCGACTTCGCCATTCCCAGCGCGGCCCTGGAGAGCGCTGCGGGCTCGCGGCGAATCATGCCGCCGATGACCTGGAGCATGAAGAACCCGAGCATCACGACGACGCCGACGCCGAACATGATGTTGTAGACCTTGGTGTACTCGCCGCCGGTCACGTCGACGTACGTCGTGGAGTCGATGACCTCCCAGACAGATGTGAACATCCACTCCGCCGCGCCGCCCATGCCCTGAGCGAGCCAATCGAAGGGCGCGGTGACGACGGCCCCGGCCGCGTCTCCGGCGGCGTTGCAGACTTCGTGGATCACCGGTACGTCGCAAACAGCCATGATCGATTCCTCAGACCTGCTGGCCGACGTTCCAGAAGAAGTTCACGAGAGTCACCGAGGCGCCGCACACGATTGCAGCTCCGAGGGCGACGAGTACGCCGAGCTTGCCCCGACCGGCCAGGTGGGGGTTCGACGAGTTTGCACCCAGCGCCCACACGATCGCCACGATGATCAACGCGAGTACGGCGAGTACGGCGAGCACCAGGCCAACCGTCATCGAGGCGCCGACGATCTTCTTGAGCTGACCGATCCGGGCAGGCCGTTGGAGTTCGGATCGATCGAGATGTCGAGGGGGAGCAGAAGTGCTGCTGTGAGTAGGTCCATCGGAGGCTCCTAAGGTCGGACGGGCGGACGCCTTAGAGGTGCGGGCCGATGTCCGGCAACCAGTTGGCCCACGTGAGCGCGGCTCCCGTAAACGCCGCGCCGCCGATTGCGACGAAGCAGCCGACCTTCGCCTTCTGGGCGGTGTGCCAACTGCCCGAGCTAGAGGCGATCGCCCAGGTGGTTACAGAAATGACGAGCATGAACACTGCGACGACAAGGCCGTAGGTCAGTAGGGCGCCGACGATCAATCGGAGGCCGCCGGCGCTGCCGACCGCACCGAAGTCGGGACCGATGCTGCTTGCAAACTGGATCAGCCTCATGCCCGTAAGGTGCGTCCTTCTCGCACAGGCGGCAACAAGCGTCGATGGGCAAACGCAGCAAACCCGCGGCGCGGTCCGGCCGCTCGTCGAGGGCGTTGGGCGACCGCCCTACCTTGTGCGGGACGCCCCTCGCTCCGCCTTGAGGTTCTTGATGATCTTCGCGCATCGGGTCGCAGCCGCATCCAGTTCATCGCGGAGCTGGTTGATGGCGATGTCGAGTCGTTGACGATCCTCTGCGGGGAACAGCTCCGTGAGCGGCACGTAGCCGTGGGCTGTCATGTGAGCCTGGATGGAGGCGAGCACCGCTGGGGCATCGGTGATGCGCGGTGAGGTGGCGATCCACTCCAGGTAGTTCTTGCTGCCCTTCG
This genomic window contains:
- a CDS encoding SCO6880 family protein — encoded protein: MATTTGEPGLTPMKFSRLTRRGVLLGLSGPQLVMASMASGTLIIGLYVGAVVMTFPIILLFVTLAFVGVGGRKLIEWAPISARWLWRSAGGQLLYRRRVAKPRPAGTLALPGDAARLRQWVDPETDAVMVHDPHAGTLTAVVGVSHPAFVLLDPAEQERRVVSWGRVLATACRSGRIASVQVMERTLPDSGKGLADWWEQHGNRSGSWASTTYGELVDRAGPAGERHASTVSISLDMKVAGRAIRAAGGGMRGAAAALRHEMATMLAALRSADLSPGEWLTTGDLALILRSAYDPAVAGALERQGDIGRDLATAGPVAVTEAWGSLRSDSAHHCVLWISEWPRSLVYPGFLAPLLLSSGIRRTFTLLYTPMRSDRAARDIRKKKTEYISDAAQRQKIGQIEDAQQTAEYQDVLQQEADLTAGHGVLRATGFVAVSASDPDELERAVAAIEQATIQASCETRRLWGQQARPSPQERCRSVVSARDSRPPPGQALSQSPPYTPYSFSPT
- a CDS encoding DUF6112 family protein; its protein translation is MLAVLAVLALIIVAIVWALGANSSNPHLAGRGKLGVLVALGAAIVCGASVTLVNFFWNVGQQV
- a CDS encoding DUF6112 family protein; the encoded protein is MRLIQFASSIGPDFGAVGSAGGLRLIVGALLTYGLVVAVFMLVISVTTWAIASSSGSWHTAQKAKVGCFVAIGGAAFTGAALTWANWLPDIGPHL